A genomic region of [Eubacterium] eligens ATCC 27750 contains the following coding sequences:
- a CDS encoding undecaprenyl-diphosphate phosphatase — protein sequence MLLEILKAILFGIVEGITEWLPISSTGHMILLDQVVKLNVSADFYKMFQVVIQLGAIMAVVILFWNKLWPFYMKKTGDSKKAAWKDGALAMWIKIIIACIPAAIVGLIFDDKIDELFYHPIPVAIALIVVGIVFIVVENAKKGSKPAIRSIGEITYKAAIIIGLFQLIAAVFPGTSRSGATIIGALIIGVSRSVAAEFTFFLAVPVMFGASLLKIAKYAAVGMAMTGTEWIVLIVGCLVAFFVSVFVIKFLMGYIKKHDFKVFGVYRIILGIAVIALSFVLF from the coding sequence ATGTTACTAGAGATTTTAAAGGCAATTCTTTTCGGTATAGTCGAAGGAATTACAGAATGGCTGCCTATAAGCAGTACAGGGCACATGATTCTGCTTGACCAGGTAGTCAAACTTAATGTATCCGCAGATTTTTATAAGATGTTTCAGGTAGTTATCCAGCTTGGAGCAATTATGGCCGTAGTTATATTGTTCTGGAATAAGCTGTGGCCATTTTATATGAAGAAGACTGGGGACAGTAAGAAAGCAGCCTGGAAAGATGGCGCACTTGCAATGTGGATTAAGATTATTATTGCATGTATTCCGGCAGCGATTGTCGGATTGATTTTCGATGATAAGATAGATGAATTATTCTATCATCCAATCCCTGTTGCTATTGCACTTATCGTTGTGGGTATAGTTTTTATAGTTGTGGAGAATGCAAAGAAAGGCAGCAAACCGGCAATCAGAAGTATAGGTGAGATAACTTATAAGGCAGCAATAATAATAGGTCTGTTCCAGCTTATTGCAGCAGTATTTCCGGGTACATCAAGATCGGGAGCAACAATTATCGGAGCACTCATAATCGGAGTATCAAGAAGCGTTGCGGCTGAGTTTACATTTTTCCTTGCAGTACCTGTAATGTTCGGGGCAAGTCTTTTAAAGATTGCTAAATATGCTGCTGTGGGAATGGCTATGACAGGAACAGAGTGGATAGTTCTTATTGTAGGCTGCCTTGTTGCGTTCTTTGTATCAGTATTCGTAATCAAGTTCCTTATGGGATACATCAAGAAGCATGATTTCAAGGTGTTCGGTGTGTACAGAATAATTCTTGGTATAGCAGTTATTGCACTCAGCTTTGTATTGTTTTAA
- the tsaA gene encoding tRNA (N6-threonylcarbamoyladenosine(37)-N6)-methyltransferase TrmO — protein MNIIGHISTDFPTKFGIPRQSGLIEELKGVITFEPEYRQPEAFRGLEDFSHIWVLWQFSKSQKKTIAATVTPPRLGGKVRMGVFATRSPFRPNDIGLSCVKLEHIEYTADKGPVLFVSGVDMVDGTPIYDIKPYVKFTDSHPEAKEGFTAATYNRNLKVIFPSDLLAIMPENKQTAAVKILEQDPRPAYDTDEAMAYGVTFSGFDIRFKVHGDMLTVFEVVDIEAAGGYKKVK, from the coding sequence ATGAACATAATAGGTCACATTTCAACAGATTTTCCAACAAAATTTGGGATTCCAAGACAGAGTGGATTGATAGAGGAATTAAAAGGTGTCATAACATTTGAACCAGAATACAGACAACCAGAGGCTTTCAGAGGATTGGAGGATTTTTCACATATATGGGTTTTATGGCAGTTTTCCAAGTCGCAGAAGAAAACTATAGCGGCAACGGTAACTCCTCCAAGACTTGGCGGGAAAGTACGAATGGGAGTATTTGCAACAAGGTCGCCGTTCAGACCGAATGATATAGGGCTGTCATGTGTGAAATTAGAGCACATAGAATATACGGCAGATAAAGGACCGGTACTATTCGTTTCAGGGGTGGATATGGTTGATGGTACGCCGATATACGATATCAAGCCGTATGTAAAATTCACAGACTCACACCCAGAGGCAAAAGAAGGATTTACGGCAGCCACTTATAACAGAAATCTTAAAGTGATATTTCCATCAGACCTGCTTGCAATAATGCCGGAAAACAAACAGACAGCAGCGGTTAAAATATTAGAGCAGGACCCAAGACCAGCTTATGATACAGACGAGGCAATGGCTTATGGGGTAACATTTTCAGGCTTTGATATCAGATTTAAGGTGCATGGGGATATGCTGACTGTGTTTGAAGTTGTGGATATTGAGGCGGCTGGTGGATATAAGAAGGTAAAGTGA
- a CDS encoding thiamine phosphate synthase, with protein sequence MYRKYICITNKHLVSGSGGAECTMNEYIMQLEKCVALHPYAMILREKDMDRQNYRKLARRIQVMCKKASVKMFVHSDISAAEYAGCGNVHFSMEHFKQMCDEQADVIKGLDCMSVSCHSMEEAVIAVRAGADQIVLGTIFETQCKPGKMGAGLSFLEEVCRAVHTVNPTVKVFAIGGIKPDNIEEVLEAGADGGCMMSWFMQQD encoded by the coding sequence ATGTATAGAAAATATATATGTATAACGAACAAGCACCTTGTGAGTGGCAGCGGTGGTGCAGAGTGTACTATGAATGAGTACATTATGCAGCTTGAAAAATGTGTGGCACTGCACCCATATGCCATGATACTTCGGGAAAAGGATATGGACAGGCAGAACTACAGGAAACTTGCAAGACGCATACAGGTAATGTGCAAGAAAGCTTCTGTTAAAATGTTTGTTCACAGTGATATCAGTGCGGCAGAGTATGCAGGCTGTGGAAATGTACATTTTTCAATGGAACATTTTAAACAAATGTGTGATGAACAGGCTGATGTGATAAAGGGGCTTGATTGTATGAGTGTATCGTGTCACAGTATGGAAGAGGCAGTGATTGCTGTCCGTGCAGGAGCAGACCAGATTGTGCTTGGAACTATATTTGAGACGCAGTGTAAACCGGGGAAGATGGGCGCAGGGCTTAGTTTTCTTGAAGAAGTGTGTAGAGCAGTTCATACTGTTAATCCCACAGTGAAAGTGTTTGCCATTGGAGGAATTAAGCCTGATAATATCGAGGAAGTGCTTGAAGCCGGTGCAGATGGCGGATGTATGATGTCATGGTTTATGCAACAAGATTAA
- a CDS encoding HPr family phosphocarrier protein, which yields MEVAINNIDKVRKFVDIVSRFDCDIDLVSGHTMVDAKSILGIFSLNIMKPMMMIIHDDEDKAQIIRNSLKAFAA from the coding sequence ATGGAAGTAGCTATAAACAACATAGACAAGGTGAGAAAGTTTGTAGATATTGTATCAAGATTTGACTGCGACATTGATTTAGTAAGCGGACATACAATGGTAGATGCGAAGTCGATACTTGGAATATTTAGTCTTAACATTATGAAGCCAATGATGATGATTATTCATGATGATGAGGATAAGGCGCAGATAATAAGAAACAGCCTTAAAGCATTCGCAGCGTAA
- the cysE gene encoding serine O-acetyltransferase: protein MKYRDYVKQEIAVIKDRDPAIKSDKEVYLYPSFKAILKYRKAHKLYLKGEYYKARKISQKTARQTGIEIHPGAQIGEGLFIDHGHGVVIGETAIIGNNVTLYQGVTLGGTGKEQGKRHPTLGNNIMVGAGAKILGSVTIGDNCKIGAGSVVLKDVPANSTVVGVPGRVVIQDSVRLFDDLDQIHLPDPVMQDIENLKQENARLKKRLAHLENSVNESRSSYDDN from the coding sequence ATGAAATATAGAGATTATGTAAAGCAGGAAATAGCGGTAATAAAGGACAGAGACCCTGCTATCAAGTCGGATAAAGAGGTATATCTTTATCCTAGTTTTAAGGCAATACTTAAATATAGAAAAGCCCATAAGTTATATCTTAAGGGCGAATATTACAAGGCAAGAAAGATTTCACAGAAAACTGCAAGACAGACTGGAATTGAGATACATCCGGGAGCGCAGATTGGCGAAGGACTTTTTATTGACCATGGACATGGAGTTGTTATCGGAGAGACAGCTATTATCGGTAACAATGTAACACTTTATCAGGGCGTTACACTTGGAGGAACAGGCAAGGAACAGGGGAAGAGACATCCTACTCTGGGAAATAATATTATGGTAGGAGCAGGAGCAAAGATTCTTGGCTCAGTTACCATAGGTGATAATTGCAAGATTGGTGCGGGTTCTGTTGTATTAAAGGATGTGCCAGCGAATTCTACAGTGGTTGGTGTTCCAGGAAGAGTTGTTATTCAGGATAGCGTAAGACTGTTTGATGATTTAGACCAGATACATCTTCCAGATCCTGTTATGCAGGATATCGAGAACTTAAAGCAGGAGAACGCAAGACTTAAGAAGAGACTTGCACACCTTGAAAACAGCGTCAATGAAAGCCGCAGCTCGTATGATGATAACTAA
- the ppk1 gene encoding polyphosphate kinase 1, with amino-acid sequence MSINTKETTQRACYTNRELSWLAFNERVLNEAANPKVPLAERLTFASIYQTNLDEFFMVRVGTLMMQMQLQEKERDNKTGMTSEEQVKAILDKVSELEKKKGRVYEQLMGELETAGIRIINFNKLSNDEGAMLEEYFDMHIAPFLSPMIIGQQQPFPFLANKQLYAIVLMKTKKGKNKIGIVPCSNSVFKRLIEIPTRPGTFMLSEELILHFVSKLYEKYEILEKSVMRVIRNADIDAGSFDDEDLDYRNMMEHMVKQRNRLNPVCVQLNRKINDKAKKKLTDYLEIGAKHLIEERTPLDMSFVFQLQNVLKNKPELFYKKRVPQPSKEISMNEKIIPQIEKKDVVLSYPFESMRPFISMLEEAASDPTVVSIKMTLYRVADRSKIVETLIEAAENGKEVIVLVELRARFDEANNIEMSKRLEEAGCQLLYGLGDYKVHSKLCLITRSVNNTFSYITQIGTGNYNEKTSRLYTDLSLVTANEEIGADAAAVFAALQKGETVDSSNQLLVAPNCLQNRILSMIDEQIDKVKNGKDGYVGVKINSLTDKLIIEKLIEASQAGVKIDLEVRGICCIKPGVKGYTDNIRVVSVVGRFLEHSRIYRFGRGDDQKIYIASADFMTRNTTRRVEVAAPVLDKHCQERIIHIFNLIMQDDEKGKEQNSDGVYCDRHINNPKIDSQETLYEESYEAAASAE; translated from the coding sequence ATGAGCATAAACACTAAAGAAACAACACAGAGAGCATGTTACACAAACAGGGAGCTGTCATGGCTTGCATTTAATGAGAGAGTGTTAAATGAAGCAGCTAATCCTAAAGTTCCACTTGCGGAAAGACTTACATTTGCATCAATATACCAGACTAATCTGGATGAATTCTTTATGGTACGCGTTGGAACGCTTATGATGCAGATGCAGCTTCAGGAAAAGGAAAGAGACAATAAAACCGGAATGACAAGCGAAGAGCAGGTAAAAGCTATTCTTGATAAGGTTAGTGAGCTTGAGAAGAAAAAGGGCAGAGTGTATGAACAGCTTATGGGAGAACTTGAGACAGCCGGGATAAGAATAATTAATTTTAATAAGCTGTCTAATGATGAAGGTGCAATGCTGGAGGAATATTTTGATATGCATATAGCACCATTTCTTTCACCTATGATAATAGGACAGCAGCAGCCATTTCCTTTTCTTGCAAATAAGCAGTTATATGCAATTGTGCTTATGAAGACTAAGAAGGGTAAGAATAAAATAGGAATAGTACCTTGTTCAAACAGTGTATTTAAGAGACTTATAGAAATTCCTACAAGACCAGGAACATTTATGCTTTCTGAAGAATTGATTCTGCATTTTGTATCAAAGCTGTATGAGAAGTATGAAATACTGGAAAAATCAGTTATGAGAGTTATTAGAAATGCAGATATAGATGCTGGTTCATTTGATGATGAGGACCTTGATTACAGAAATATGATGGAACATATGGTTAAGCAGAGAAACAGGCTTAATCCGGTATGTGTCCAGTTAAACAGAAAAATAAACGACAAAGCAAAGAAAAAGCTCACAGATTATCTTGAAATAGGTGCAAAACACCTGATTGAAGAGAGAACTCCACTCGATATGTCATTTGTATTCCAGCTGCAGAATGTGTTAAAGAATAAGCCTGAGCTTTTTTATAAGAAAAGAGTTCCACAGCCAAGTAAAGAAATCAGTATGAATGAAAAGATAATTCCGCAGATTGAGAAGAAGGATGTTGTTCTTTCATACCCATTTGAGAGTATGAGACCATTCATATCTATGTTAGAGGAAGCAGCCAGTGACCCGACTGTTGTATCAATAAAGATGACTCTTTACAGAGTTGCTGACAGGAGTAAGATAGTTGAGACTCTTATTGAAGCGGCTGAAAATGGTAAAGAAGTTATTGTTCTTGTGGAGCTGAGAGCCAGATTTGATGAGGCTAATAATATTGAAATGTCTAAGAGACTAGAGGAGGCCGGATGCCAGCTTTTATATGGCCTGGGTGATTATAAGGTACACTCAAAGTTATGCCTTATAACACGTTCGGTTAATAATACATTTTCATATATAACACAGATAGGAACAGGCAATTATAATGAAAAGACTTCAAGATTATATACAGATCTGTCACTTGTTACAGCTAATGAGGAGATAGGTGCGGATGCGGCTGCAGTATTTGCTGCTTTGCAGAAGGGAGAAACGGTGGATAGTTCTAACCAGCTTCTTGTTGCACCAAACTGCCTGCAGAATAGAATTCTTTCAATGATAGATGAGCAGATTGATAAGGTAAAGAACGGTAAAGATGGATATGTTGGAGTTAAGATTAATTCCCTTACAGACAAGCTTATAATTGAGAAATTAATTGAAGCTTCACAGGCAGGTGTTAAAATAGATCTTGAAGTAAGAGGAATATGCTGTATAAAGCCGGGAGTTAAAGGTTATACAGATAATATCCGCGTGGTAAGTGTTGTTGGACGCTTCCTTGAGCATTCAAGAATATATCGTTTTGGAAGAGGAGATGACCAGAAGATATATATTGCATCGGCAGATTTTATGACAAGAAATACGACAAGACGTGTTGAGGTTGCTGCACCTGTGCTTGATAAGCATTGTCAGGAACGCATAATTCATATATTTAATCTTATTATGCAGGATGACGAGAAAGGCAAAGAGCAGAATAGTGATGGGGTATACTGTGACAGACATATTAATAATCCTAAGATTGATTCACAGGAAACACTATATGAAGAAAGCTATGAAGCGGCAGCCAGTGCAGAATAA
- a CDS encoding thiazole synthase — MENKAQDKKEDKLILGGHEFNSRFILGSGKYNVNLIKAAVEQGGAEIITLALRRANTENKENILDFIPKGVTLLPNTSGARNAEEAVRIARLSREMGCGDFVKIEIMHDAKYLLPDNYETVKATEILAKEGFVVMPYMYPDLNVARDLQNAGAACVMPLASPIGSNNGLSTKAFIQILIDEIDLPIIVDAGIGKPSQACEAMEMGAAAVMANTAIATAGNVPAMAEAFKKAIEAGRSAYLTGMGRVLARGGSASDPLTGFLR; from the coding sequence ATGGAAAATAAGGCACAGGACAAGAAAGAAGATAAGTTAATATTAGGAGGACATGAGTTCAACAGCAGATTCATATTAGGTTCAGGAAAGTACAATGTGAATCTTATTAAGGCGGCAGTTGAGCAGGGCGGTGCTGAAATTATCACACTTGCTCTTAGACGTGCCAATACAGAGAATAAAGAGAATATTCTTGATTTCATACCGAAGGGAGTAACTCTTCTTCCTAATACTTCAGGAGCAAGAAATGCAGAGGAAGCGGTAAGAATTGCGAGACTCAGTCGTGAGATGGGATGTGGGGATTTTGTAAAGATTGAGATTATGCATGATGCTAAGTATCTTCTCCCAGATAACTATGAGACAGTGAAAGCAACAGAAATACTTGCTAAGGAAGGATTTGTTGTAATGCCATACATGTATCCTGATCTGAATGTGGCAAGAGATTTACAGAATGCCGGAGCTGCCTGCGTTATGCCGCTTGCCTCACCGATTGGAAGCAATAACGGACTTTCAACCAAAGCATTTATACAGATACTTATTGATGAAATTGATTTGCCAATTATCGTGGATGCAGGAATTGGAAAGCCTTCGCAGGCATGTGAGGCAATGGAGATGGGAGCAGCAGCGGTTATGGCTAATACGGCAATTGCGACAGCAGGAAATGTTCCAGCTATGGCAGAGGCGTTTAAGAAGGCTATAGAGGCAGGAAGAAGCGCATATCTTACAGGAATGGGAAGAGTTCTTGCAAGAGGTGGAAGTGCATCTGACCCATTGACAGGATTCTTACGTTAA
- a CDS encoding 6-phosphofructokinase codes for MKIGMLTSGGDCQSLNAAMRGVAKTLYNNTNDVEIYGFLDGYKGMITKNYKLMKEEDFSGILTEGGTILGTSRTPFKYINEPDKEGRDKVAGMIKTYKDLKLDCLVMLGGNGSHKTAALLSQKGLNVVTLPKTIDNDIEGTEMSFGFQSAIDVATRTIDEIHTTAASHSRVFIVEIMGHKTGWLTLHSGIAGGADIILIPEIPYNVDEVLNTIRKREKQGKKFTIIAMAEGAISDEDAKLSKKELKEKRKTYTFPSVAYQLSDELQKKAGQEVRVTIPGHVQRGGIPSASDRTLATRIGVEAAGLILRKDYGNMVCIKEGKFSKIPLEEVAGKTKMVNVDNELIRQAESLGISLGRKA; via the coding sequence ATGAAGATAGGTATGCTTACAAGTGGTGGAGACTGCCAGTCTCTTAATGCGGCAATGAGAGGTGTTGCCAAAACTTTGTATAATAATACAAATGATGTTGAAATATACGGATTTCTTGATGGTTACAAAGGAATGATTACTAAGAATTACAAACTGATGAAAGAAGAGGATTTCAGTGGGATTCTCACAGAGGGAGGAACAATTCTTGGAACTTCCAGAACACCTTTCAAATATATTAATGAGCCTGATAAGGAAGGGCGCGATAAAGTTGCAGGCATGATTAAGACTTATAAGGATTTAAAACTCGACTGCCTGGTAATGCTTGGCGGAAACGGTTCACATAAGACTGCGGCTCTTTTATCGCAGAAGGGTTTAAATGTTGTTACTCTTCCTAAGACTATTGATAATGATATAGAAGGAACTGAGATGAGCTTTGGATTTCAGTCAGCTATAGATGTTGCGACAAGAACTATAGATGAGATTCATACAACGGCAGCCTCACACAGCAGAGTGTTTATTGTTGAGATTATGGGACATAAAACAGGCTGGCTGACATTGCATTCAGGAATTGCAGGCGGTGCTGATATCATACTTATACCTGAAATTCCATATAATGTTGATGAGGTGTTGAATACAATCAGAAAGCGTGAAAAGCAGGGTAAGAAATTTACTATAATCGCAATGGCTGAGGGTGCAATATCAGATGAGGATGCAAAGCTGTCAAAGAAAGAGCTGAAAGAAAAGAGAAAGACATATACATTTCCATCAGTAGCATATCAGTTGAGTGATGAGCTGCAGAAAAAAGCCGGTCAGGAGGTAAGAGTAACAATTCCCGGACATGTTCAGCGTGGCGGAATTCCAAGTGCATCTGACAGAACACTGGCAACAAGAATAGGCGTTGAGGCTGCAGGACTTATATTAAGAAAAGATTATGGCAATATGGTATGCATCAAAGAAGGAAAGTTCTCTAAGATACCACTTGAAGAGGTTGCAGGTAAAACGAAGATGGTTAACGTAGATAATGAACTTATAAGACAGGCTGAAAGCTTAGGCATTAGTCTTGGCAGAAAGGCATAA
- the thiH gene encoding 2-iminoacetate synthase ThiH — protein sequence MNEENQVYFIDSDQLPPAALERKHKLEQDPSFRTDYMKYLDDMEIIDSDIKDKVLKAMDEFDYDSYTAADVERALSKDTCNIEDFKALLSPAAAPYLEQMARKAENETKKHFGNTVYIFTPIYIANYCQNYCIYCGFNCYNNIHRKKLSFEEIEHEMKVIADTGMEEILILTGESRKYSDVEYIGESVKIARKYFKNIGIEIYPVNVDEYRYLHECGVDYVTVFQETYNPVKYETLHLLGHKRVWPYRFDAQERALIAGMRGAGFSALLGLDDFRKDALATALHVYYLNRKYPHAELSLSCPRLRPIINNDKINPRDVGEKQLCQVLCAYRLFLPFVGITVSSRESAQFRNGITKICATKVSAGVSTGIGDHESKYTGKKDGDAGDEQFEINDNRSFDRMYKDMEDGGLQPVVNEYIYV from the coding sequence ATGAACGAAGAAAATCAGGTATATTTTATAGACAGTGACCAGCTTCCACCAGCCGCGTTAGAGAGAAAGCATAAGTTGGAGCAGGATCCGTCATTCAGAACAGATTACATGAAATATCTTGATGACATGGAAATAATTGATTCAGATATTAAGGACAAAGTATTAAAGGCAATGGATGAGTTTGATTATGATTCATACACAGCAGCAGATGTTGAGAGGGCTTTAAGCAAAGATACCTGCAATATTGAGGATTTTAAGGCATTGCTTTCGCCGGCTGCAGCACCTTACTTAGAGCAGATGGCAAGAAAGGCAGAGAATGAAACTAAGAAACATTTTGGCAATACAGTGTATATATTTACGCCAATATATATAGCCAATTATTGCCAGAATTACTGCATATACTGTGGATTCAACTGCTACAATAACATTCACAGAAAGAAACTTTCATTTGAGGAAATTGAGCATGAGATGAAAGTTATTGCTGATACAGGAATGGAAGAAATTCTGATACTGACAGGAGAGAGTAGAAAATATTCAGACGTTGAATACATTGGCGAATCAGTTAAGATAGCAAGAAAATATTTCAAGAATATCGGAATAGAGATATATCCTGTAAATGTGGATGAATACCGCTATCTTCATGAGTGCGGTGTTGATTATGTAACAGTATTCCAGGAGACATATAATCCTGTCAAATATGAGACATTACATTTATTAGGACATAAGAGAGTATGGCCATACAGATTCGATGCACAGGAAAGAGCACTTATTGCAGGTATGAGAGGTGCAGGATTTTCAGCATTGTTAGGGCTTGATGATTTCAGAAAAGATGCACTGGCAACGGCACTTCATGTATATTATCTTAACAGAAAATACCCTCATGCAGAGCTGAGTCTTAGCTGTCCGAGACTCCGTCCGATAATCAATAATGATAAGATTAATCCAAGAGATGTCGGTGAAAAGCAGTTGTGCCAGGTACTTTGTGCGTACAGATTATTCCTTCCATTTGTTGGAATAACAGTTTCAAGCCGTGAGAGTGCGCAGTTTAGAAATGGTATAACCAAGATATGTGCCACTAAAGTTTCAGCGGGTGTTTCAACAGGAATCGGTGACCATGAATCTAAATATACAGGAAAAAAAGATGGTGATGCCGGAGATGAACAGTTTGAAATCAATGATAACCGTTCATTTGACAGAATGTATAAGGATATGGAGGATGGCGGGCTTCAGCCAGTCGTGAATGAATACATTTATGTATAG
- the ispF gene encoding 2-C-methyl-D-erythritol 2,4-cyclodiphosphate synthase, translating to MRVGMGYDVHKLVKDRKLIMGGVEIPYELGLLGHSDADVLLHAIMDALLGAAALGDIGKHFPDTDDRYKGISSIKLLEEVGKKIDEANYIIENIDATIIAQKPKMRPYIDDMRKNIADALKIDVDRVNVKATTEEGLGFTGSGEGISSQAICSLNSVSNYIYGAADMTNCRSDCGGCMGCQNK from the coding sequence ATGAGAGTTGGAATGGGATATGATGTTCATAAACTGGTTAAAGATCGTAAGCTTATCATGGGCGGAGTTGAGATTCCATATGAATTAGGTCTGCTTGGACACTCTGATGCAGATGTGCTTCTTCATGCCATTATGGATGCATTACTGGGTGCTGCTGCACTTGGAGATATAGGAAAGCATTTCCCGGATACAGATGACAGATACAAGGGAATATCAAGTATCAAGCTTCTGGAAGAGGTTGGAAAGAAGATAGATGAGGCTAATTATATTATAGAAAATATAGATGCTACTATTATTGCACAAAAACCTAAGATGCGCCCATATATTGATGATATGAGAAAGAATATCGCAGATGCTTTAAAGATTGATGTTGACAGAGTCAATGTTAAGGCTACTACAGAAGAAGGACTTGGATTTACCGGAAGTGGAGAGGGTATTTCTTCACAGGCAATATGCTCACTTAATTCTGTTTCTAATTATATATATGGTGCGGCTGATATGACAAACTGTAGATCTGACTGTGGTGGCTGCATGGGCTGTCAGAACAAATAG